The region TGCAGTTTGGAAACAACGACCGCGCGATTGAGTGTCACCACAGGCGAAGGCTGCACACGTTCCAGCGCGCGATAGAGCAGATCGATTTCCACCCAGTCGGTGTCTTCGGCGCGTTTTGCCCGGGAATGGATGGCGGCGATCGCCGCTTGCAGCTGATAGGGGCCTGGCTGGCGATGTCGCAGCGCTTTGTCGAGCAGCGCCAAAGCCTCGTTGATGAAGGGCTGGTTCCAGAGCGAGCGGTCCTGATCTTCGAGCAGCACGATCTCGTCTTCAGCGCTGAACCGCGCCGGCCGGCGCGAGATCTGCAGAAGCATCAGCGCAAGCAGCCCCATCAGCTCCGGTTCGGACGGAAAGAGATGCAGCATCAGCCGTGCCAGCCGGACTGCCTCGTCGCTAAAGGCAGCCGCCTCATGCTTCGGGTCGGCCTGGCTGTAGCCCTCGTTGAAGACCAGATAGATCATCGTGCTGACGATCGTAAGACGCTCGGCCCTCTCCTCGGGGCTCGGCGTTTCGAACGGCACGCCCGCCTTGGCGACGCGCGCCTTGGCACGGGTGATACGCTGTTCCATGGCGCTTTCCGACACCAGGAAGGCGCGGGCGATCTGCGGCACCGAAAGGCCGGAAACGATGCGCAGCGCCAATGCGATCTGCTGGGTCGCCGGCAGATCGGGATGACAGCAGATGAAGAGAAGCCGCAGGATATCGTCGCGATAGTGGGAATCGTCCAGCCGCTCGGCAATATCGCCTTCGGCATCCTCGGTATCGGAGATGACGTCCTCGTCCGGCAGGGCCTGAAGCTTGGACCGCTTGCGCACCGCGTCGATCCCGCTGTTTCGGCCGACGAAGATCAGCCAGGCCGTCGGATCGCGCGGCGGCCCCTTCTCCGGCCATGTGCGGATCGCCCTCAGGCATGCCTCCTGAAACGCCTCTTCCGCAGTATCGAGATTGCGGAAATAGCGCAGCAGCGCACCGAGCGCCTTCGGGCGGGCCGAGGCAAGGGCAAGGTCGATCCAGGCAATGTCTGTCATGATGAAGCATCTCCCGGCCTGAAGACGTAGAACGGCCGAATTTCGTAAGAGGTGGAACCCGGATTGACGGAGGAAAGCTGTTTCGAGAAGGCGACCGCCTCGTCGAGCGTTTCGAAGTCGACCACGTAGAAGCCGAGAAGCGCCTCTTTCGTTTCCGCAAAAGGCCCGTCGATGACCAAAGGCTCGTCCTTGCCCTTGCGCACGGTGGTCGCAGCCGTCGTCGGCATCAGCCGGCCGACGGGGCCGAGCTTGCCGGATGCGGCAAGCGGCTCCTGTACGGCATAGAGCTTCTCCATGACGGCAGCTTCTTCTTCCTTGGTCCAGGCGAACACGGTTTCCTCATGGGCGTAACAAAGGATTGCATAAAGCATCGGGTCACTCCTCTTCCGAATGACGAAGGAGTAGCCGCTAACCCGACAGGCCGCATCAAATAATTATCGTGGTCCGCTGCGTGCGAAGGAGCGACCGGTTGGTTGAAGGCTAGCCCTCGCTCAGCGTCCGCCTGACCGCGCTCTTCCAGCCCTTGAGCTTTGCCGCCCTGACCTTCTCGTCCATATCCGGCTCGAAACGCCGGTCCCGTTTCCACGTCGCCGAGAAACCCTCCCTGTCCGGCCAGACCCCTGCCCGGCTGCCGGCAAGCCAGGCAGCGCCCAGCGCCGTCGTCTCGA is a window of Rhizobium sp. N324 DNA encoding:
- a CDS encoding RNA polymerase sigma factor; its protein translation is MTDIAWIDLALASARPKALGALLRYFRNLDTAEEAFQEACLRAIRTWPEKGPPRDPTAWLIFVGRNSGIDAVRKRSKLQALPDEDVISDTEDAEGDIAERLDDSHYRDDILRLLFICCHPDLPATQQIALALRIVSGLSVPQIARAFLVSESAMEQRITRAKARVAKAGVPFETPSPEERAERLTIVSTMIYLVFNEGYSQADPKHEAAAFSDEAVRLARLMLHLFPSEPELMGLLALMLLQISRRPARFSAEDEIVLLEDQDRSLWNQPFINEALALLDKALRHRQPGPYQLQAAIAAIHSRAKRAEDTDWVEIDLLYRALERVQPSPVVTLNRAVVVSKLHGPQQALDLIDPLGEKLGGYFYYHGLRGGLLKQLGLTGQAREAFDRAIALAHSAAEAAHIRREIDKMQEEATQPVAK
- a CDS encoding YciI family protein, translated to MLYAILCYAHEETVFAWTKEEEAAVMEKLYAVQEPLAASGKLGPVGRLMPTTAATTVRKGKDEPLVIDGPFAETKEALLGFYVVDFETLDEAVAFSKQLSSVNPGSTSYEIRPFYVFRPGDASS